The Daucus carota subsp. sativus chromosome 9, DH1 v3.0, whole genome shotgun sequence genome window below encodes:
- the LOC108201172 gene encoding F-box protein At5g07610, translating into MKLAVSSPEDQREKDRAIGPVTSAVPSFPCILKRRCIVSDPSSEVLESADLLREILVKLPPKTVFGFTLVSSHWNKTITDPELTCLLKVPRNPSAVFVRRLVLQEDHDVVKYTHIPLEGVIRGGRVRVRRSPVSLNLMEEEEFNQVSFVIEHSSNGLMICSSCDRRCYFLFNPTTKKRVRIPVLNVCWLISMHISILAPGTLKIIAVYLPRYCGRLQLLVLEPNQNSMQWRNTGAEFPVTGAELVNYWNSVYMDGVIYWPCYKSSGLMFFDVREETVHWLPEVPHPYNKFSGLAYFGECKGNLCMVPDNSMRRGTFDMLELKTDRSMWFIKYHIDLTGRVSRDENLQILVLALLPGEEEESDSYLVIHFLREVVSINLRDGTIRKLCDLGLRTTESRLLRGEPWHSVHPYKQNPVYPRLTAS; encoded by the coding sequence ATGAAACTGGCGGTGTCCTCCCCAGAAGATCAACGTGAAAAAGATCGGGCCATTGGTCCTGTCACATCCGCAGTACCATCATTCCCTTGTATATTGAAGAGGAGGTGCATTGTTTCAGATCCATCTTCAGAAGTGCTCGAATCAGCAGATCTTCTACGAGAGATCCTTGTCAAGCTTCCGCCAAAAACTGTCTTTGGTTTTACGTTGGTATCAAGTCACTGGAATAAGACTATAACGGATCCAGAACTTACATGTCTTCTGAAGGTTCCTCGGAATCCATCAGCTGTTTTTGTCAGAAGACTGGTACTGCAGGAGGACCATGATGTTGTCAAATACACCCATATTCCTCTTGAGGGTGTCATTAGAGGTGGTCGTGTACGGGTTAGACGTAGCCCTGTAAGCCTGAATTTGATGGAAGAAGAAGAATTCAACCAGGTCTCTTTCGTGATTGAACATTCGAGCAACGGCCTTATGATTTGTTCATCATGTGACCGAAGATGTTACTTCTTGTTTAACCCCACCACTAAGAAGCGTGTTAGGATTCCGGTGCTTAATGTTTGTTGGCTCATATCAATGCACATATCTATTCTAGCTCCCGGCACACTTAAAATCATTGCTGTGTATCTTCCCAGATATTGTGGCAGATTGCAACTCCTGGTCCTGGAGCCTAATCAAAACTCGATGCAATGGAGAAACACGGGAGCGGAGTTTCCTGTCACAGGCGCCGAACTTGTTAATTATTGGAACAGCGTATATATGGATGGTGTAATTTATTGGCCATGCTATAAATCAAGCGGACTCATGTTTTTCGATGTGAGGGAAGAGACTGTTCACTGGCTACCTGAGGTGCCGCAtccatataataaattttctggaTTAGCTTATTTTGGTGAGTGCAAGGGTAATTTGTGTATGGTTCCAGATAATAGTATGAGAAGGGGAACGTTCGACATGCTGGAGCTGAAGACTGATCGCTCCATGTGGTTCATTAAGTATCACATTGACCTCACAGGGAGAGTGAGTAGAGATGAAAACCTTCAAATACTTGTACTTGCTCTACTTCCTGGAGAAGAAGAGGAGAGCGATTCATATTTAGTCATCCACTTTCTTAGAGAAGTTGTATCAATCAACTTAAGGGACGGGACCATCAGGAAACTGTGTGATTTAGGATTGCGAACCACAGAATCGCGTCTTCTGAGAGGTGAACCATGGCATTCCGTTCATCCATACAAGCAGAACccagtttatcccagactaacCGCATCTTAG
- the LOC108201171 gene encoding F-box protein At5g07610: MKLAVSSPEDQREKDRAIGPVTSAVPSFPCILKRRCIVSDPSSEVLESADLLREILVKLPPKTVFGFTLVSSHWNKTITDPELTCLLKVPRNPSAVFVRRLVLQEDHDVVKYTHIPLEGVTRGGRVQVRRSPLSLNLMEEEEFNQASFVIQHSSNGLMICSSCNGRRYFLFNPTTKKRVKIPLLINFCYWVISMHISFLAPGRHKIIIVYLPTYRGDRLKLLVLEPNQNLLQWRNTGVEFPVTGTEVVNYWYGVDMDGVIYWPCYKSSGLMFFDVREETVHWLPEVPHPYDKFSGLAYFGECKGNLCMVADVSMRRGTFDMLELKTDRSMWFIKYHIDLTGRVSRNENLQILVLALLPGEEEESDSYLVIHFLREVVSINLRDGTIRKLCDLGLRTTESRLLRSEPWHYVHPYRQNPVYPRLTAS, from the coding sequence ATGAAACTGGCGGTGTCCTCCCCAGAAGATCAACGTGAAAAAGATCGGGCCATTGGTCCTGTCACATCGGCAGTACCATCATTCCCTTGTATATTGAAGAGGAGGTGCATTGTTTCAGATCCATCTTCAGAAGTGCTCGAATCAGCAGATCTTCTACGAGAGATCCTTGTGAAGCTTCCGCCAAAAACTGTCTTTGGTTTTACGTTGGTATCAAGTCACTGGAATAAGACTATAACGGATCCAGAGCTTACATGTCTTCTGAAGGTTCCTCGGAATCCATCAGCTGTTTTTGTCAGAAGACTGGTACTGCAGGAGGACCATGATGTTGTCAAATACACCCATATTCCTCTTGAGGGTGTCACTAGAGGTGGTCGTGTACAGGTTAGACGTAGTCCTCTAAGCCTGAATTTGATGGAAGAAGAAGAATTCAACCAGGCCTCTTTCGTGATTCAACATTCGAGCAACGGCCTTATGATTTGTTCATCATGTAACGGCAGACGTTACTTCTTGTTTAACCCCACTACTAAGAAGCGTGTTAAAATTCCGTTGctaattaatttttgttattggGTCATATCAATGCACATATCTTTTCTAGCCCCTGGCAGACATAAAATCATTATTGTGTATCTTCCCACATATCGTGGTGACAGATTGAAACTTCTGGTCCTGGAGCCTAATCAAAACCTGCTGCAATGGAGAAACACGGGAGTGGAGTTTCCTGTCACAGGCACGGAAGTGGTTAATTATTGGTACGGCGTAGATATGGATGGTGTAATTTATTGGCCATGCTATAAATCAAGCGGACTCATGTTTTTCGATGTGAGGGAAGAGACTGTTCACTGGCTACCTGAGGTGCCGCACCCATATGATAAATTTTCTGGATTGGCTTATTTTGGTGAGTGCAAGGGTAATTTGTGTATGGTTGCAGATGTTAGTATGAGAAGGGGAACGTTCGACATGCTGGAGCTGAAGACTGATCGCTCTATGTGGTTCATTAAGTATCACATTGACCTCACAGGGAGAGTGAGTAGAAATGAAAACCTTCAAATACTTGTACTTGCTCTACTTCCTGGAGAAGAAGAGGAGAGCGATTCATATTTAGTCATCCACTTTCTTAGAGAAGTTGTATCGATCAACTTAAGAGACGGGACCATCAGGAAACTGTGTGATTTAGGATTGCGAACCACAGAATCGCGTCTTCTAAGAAGTGAACCATGGCATTACGTTCATCCATACAGGCAGAACccagtttatcccagactaacCGCATCTTAG